A genome region from Polyodon spathula isolate WHYD16114869_AA chromosome 19, ASM1765450v1, whole genome shotgun sequence includes the following:
- the LOC121294574 gene encoding liprin-alpha-1-like isoform X8, with the protein MMCEVMPTISEAEIPSGGGGGGGTGSPLQSDSDGHFESLMVSMLEERDRLLDTLRETQDTLGLTQGKLHEVSYERDSLQRQLNTALPQEFAALTKELNICREHLLEREEEISELKAERNNTRLLLEHLECLVSRHERSLRMTVVKRQAQSPAGVSSEVEVLKALKSLFEHHKALDEKVRERLRVALERCSALEEQLACSHKELAILREQNIQKKALINDGIVEMNHDSENTPCTNGKRSSDGSLNHEEDLAKVMELQEVIDRQTKDAGQMKERLAALSSRITELEEDLDTARKDLIKSEEMNTKYQRDIREVMAQKEDMEERITTLEKRYLAAQRESTSVHEFNDKLENEIANKESMFRQSEEKNRQIQERLELAEQKLQQTLRKAETLPEVEAELAQRVAALTKAEERHGNIEERLRQMEAHLEEKNQELQRARQREKMNEEHNKRLSETVDKLLSESNERLQLHLKERMSALEDKNALIRDLENTKKLIEEAHHEKEQLLIEIETMRTENEQARLRSTSSLHHGRSHLGSTPDFRYPVSASSMMDSHTDHFNTSVLRRPQKGRMAALRDEPSKVQTLNEQEWERVQQANVLANVAQAFESDVDVSDVEDDRETVFSSVDLMSPSGQADAQTLAMMLQEQLDAINNEIRMIQEEKETTVQRAEEIENRVGGGSSENLGSKFRSMSSIAPSFTGSSPPGSGHSTPRRVPRSPAHEVDRHGSMTLPSDLRKHRRKSPVSQDDKATIKCETSPPTPRSMRLHKGATHAASHEDIRDIRSSTGSQDGQGSNPSSSNSSQDSLNKAPKKKSIKSSIGRLFGKKEKGRPGLPGKEHMAGTPEGDTSPQDALGLSKLGGQVEKNRKLQKKHELLEEARRQGLPFAHWDGPTVVVWLELWVGMPAWYVAACRANVKSGAIMSALSDTEIQREIGISNPLHRLKLRLAIQEIMSLTSPSAPPTSRTSTGNVWLTHEEMENLAATPQTTLAYGDMNHEWIGNEWLPSLGLPQYRSYFMECLVDARMLDHLTKKDLRGQLKMVDSFHRNSFQCGIMCLRRLNYDRQELERKREECQVEVKDVLVWSNDRVVHWVQSIGLKEYASNLVESGVHGALLALDETFDHNALALLLQIPTQNTQARAVLEREYNNLLALGTERRLDEDDDKNFRRAPSWRKKFRPKDVRGMGPGSAETLPANFRVTTAMSSPSMQPKKMQMDGNVTGVQRMDSTTVRTYSC; encoded by the exons ATGATGTGCGAGGTGATGCCAACGATCAGTGAGGCCGAGATTCCATCAGgcggaggtgggggtggggggacggGCTCTCCCCTCCAGTCGGACTCTGATGGTCATTTTGAGTCGCTGATGGTGTCAATGTTGGAGGAGCGGGACCGGCTCCTAGACACTCTGAGGGAGACCCAGGATACCCTAGGCTTGACCCAGGGAAAGCTGCATGAGGTCAGCTATGAGAGGGATTCGCTACAGAGACAGCTCAACACTGCACTTCCACAG GAGTTTGCTGCACTTACTAAAGAACTTAATATATGCAGAGAGCACCTTCTAGAACGAGAAGAAGAAATTTCTGAATTAAAGGCTGAACGAAATAACACACGG ctgcttttAGAACACTTGGAATGCCTTGTCTCGAGGCACGAGCGCTCTCTCAGAATGACAGTAGTGAAGAGACAAGCACAATCTCCAGCAGGGGTATCCAGTGAAGTGGAAGTCCTCAAAGCACTGAAGTCTTTATTCGAGCACCACAAAGCTTTAGATGAAAAG GTAAGGGAAAGGTTACGAGTTGCATTGGAAAGATGCAGTGCATTGGAAGAACAGCTAGCTTGTTCTCATAAAGAA TTGGCTATTTTGAGAGAGCAGAATATCCAAAAGAAAGCTTTGATTAACGATGGGATAGTGGAAATGAACCACGACTCGGAAAACACCCCGTGCACAAACGGAAAG AGATCATCAGATGGGTCTCTTAATCATGAAGAAGATCTAGCAAAAGTTATGGAGCTTCAGGAGGTCATTGACAGACAGACCAAGGATGCGGGTCAGATGAAGGAGCGATTAGCTGCTCTTTCAAGCAGAATAACTGAATTGGAAGAAGATCTCGATACAGCTCGTAAAGATCTCATAAAGTCTGAGGAAATGAACACCAAGTATCAGAGAGACATTCGGGAG GTCATGGCCCAAAAGGAGGATATGGAAGAGAGAATAACAACCCTTGAAAAACGCTACCTCGCTGCACAACGTGAATCCACATCTGTACATGAATTCAATGATAAACttgaaaatgaaattgcaaaCAAAGAATCGATGTTTAGACAG AGTGAAGAGAAGAACCGGCAAATACAGGAGAGGTTGGAACTGGCTGAACAGAAGCTACAGCAAACGCTTAGGAAAGCAGAGACCCTTCCAGAGGTGGAAGCGGAGCTGGCGCAGAGAGTGGCAGCACTTACCAAG GCTGAAGAGAGACATGGAAACATTGAGGAGCGCTTACGGCAGATGGAAGCACATCTGGAGGAGAAGAACCAAGAACTACAGAGA gcTCGACAGAGGGAAAAGATGAATGAAGAACACAATAAACGATTATCAGAGACAGTGGACAAATTGCTTTCTGAGTCAAATGAAAGATTGCAACTTCATCTGAAGGAGAGAATGTCTGCTTTAGAAGataag aatgctctcattcgtgatctggagaacacaaaaaaattaattgaagaAGCACATCATGAGAAG GAGCAACTTCTAATTGAAATAGAAACTATGAGGACTGAAAATGAGCAGGCAAGGTTGAGAAGCACTTCTTCACTGCACCATGG tcgCTCACATCTGGGCAGCACCCCTGATTTCAGGTATCCTGTATCTGCTTCCTCTATGATGGACAGTCACACAGACCACTTCAACACATCAGTGCTGCGGCGGCCACAAAAAGGCCGTATGGCAGCCCTTCGAGACGAGCCCTCAAAG GTGCAGACTCTGAACGAGCAGGAGTGGGAGAGAGTGCAGCAAGCCAACGTTTTGGCTAATGTGGCCCAGGCATTTGAGAGTGATGTGGATGTGTCTGACGTAGAGGACGACAGAGAGACTGTTTTCAGTTCTGTTGATCTGATGTCCCCGAGCGGTCAGGCTGATGCCCAAACTCTGGCTATGATGCTTCAGGAGCAATTGGATGCCATCAACAACGAAATTAG GATGATTCAGGAAGAGAAGGAGACGACTGTCCAGCGGGCTGAGGAGATTGAAAACCGAGTGGGAGGTGGGAGTTCAGAAAATCTTGGCAGCAAATTCAGATCCATGAGCTCCATTGCTCCCTCTTTCACTGGCTCCTCCCCCCCAGGCAGCGGGCACTCTACCCCTCGCCGCGTACCGCGCAGTCCTGCCCATGAGGTAGACCGCCACGGCAGCATGACTCTG CCTAGTGATTTAAGGAAGCACCGTAGGAAG TCCCCAGTATCGCAAGATGACAAAGCTACTATAAAGTGTGAGACCTCCCCTCCAACACCCAGGTCTATGCGTTTACACAAAGGAGCCACCCACGCCGCCAGCCATGAAGATATCAGGGATATAAGAAG TTCCACCGGTTCCCAGGACGGCCAAGGCAGTAACCctagcagcagcaacagcagccaaGATTCTCTTAACAAAGCCCCCAAAAAGAAGAGCATCAAATCTTCCATTGGCCGACTGTTTGGCAAAAAAGAGAAGGGTCGACCTGGACTTCCTGGCAAAGAACATATGG CAGGTACTCCAGAAGGGGATACTTCTCCTCAAGATGCCTTAGGACTTAGTAAACTGGGAGGACAAgtggaaaaaaatagaaaattacagaaaaa GCATGAGCTACTCGAGGAGGCTCGCAGGCAAGGTTTACCGTTTGCACACTGGGATGGTCCGACAGTAGTTGTGTGGTTGGAG CTCTGGGTTGGAATGCCAGCCTGGTACGTAGCGGCTTGCAGAGCCAATGTGAAAAGCGGTGCTATTATGTCAGCTTTGTCTGACACTGAAATACAGCGGGAGATTGGAATTAGCAATCCTTTACACAGGTTAAAGCTACGTCTGGCTATTCAGGAGATCATGTCTTTAACAAGCCCGTCTGCACCGCCAACCTCCAGAACG TCCACTGGGAATGTGTGGCTTACGCACGAAGAAATGGAAAACCTTGCTGCCACACCTCAAACG ACACTAGCTTATGGTGATATGAACCACGAGTGGATTGGTAACGAATGGCTCCCAAGTTTGGGGCTGCCTCAGTACCGAAGCTACTTTATGGAGTGCCTTGTTGATGCTCGTATGCTGGATCATTTGACAAAGAAGGACTTACGGGGGCAACTTAAAATGGTTGATAGCTTTCACAG AAACAGCTTCCAGTGCGGTATAATGTGTCTACGAAGGCTGAATTATGATAGACAAGAACTTGAAAGGAAAAGAGAAGAATGCCAAGTTGAAGTTAAAg ATGTTCTAGTATGGAGCAATGACAGAGTAGTTCACTGGGTGCAGTCAATTGGTCTCAAGGAATATGCAAGTAACCTGGTGGAAAGTGGAGTCCACGGTGCGCTTCTTGCCTTGGATGAAACCTTTGATCACAATGCATTAGCGCTTCTATTACAGATACCGACCCAAAATACACAG GCAAGGGCCGTTCTAGAAAGAGAATATAATAATCTTCTTGCTCTGGGTACTGAAAGAAGACTTGATGAG GATGACGATAAGAACTTCAGGAGAGCTCCCTCCTGGAGGAAGAAGTTTCGACCAAAAGACGTTCGGGGGATGGGTCCTGGGTCAGCAGAAACTCTTCCTGCAAACTTCAGGGTTACCACCGCAATGTCTTCACCTTCTATGCAGCCAAAGAAAATGCAGATGGATG GCAATGTCACAGGAGTGCAAAGAATGGATTCTACGACAGTAAGAACCTACTCATGTTAA
- the LOC121294574 gene encoding liprin-alpha-1-like isoform X10 yields the protein MMCEVMPTISEAEIPSGGGGGGGTGSPLQSDSDGHFESLMVSMLEERDRLLDTLRETQDTLGLTQGKLHEVSYERDSLQRQLNTALPQEFAALTKELNICREHLLEREEEISELKAERNNTRLLLEHLECLVSRHERSLRMTVVKRQAQSPAGVSSEVEVLKALKSLFEHHKALDEKVRERLRVALERCSALEEQLACSHKELAILREQNIQKKALINDGIVEMNHDSENTPCTNGKRSSDGSLNHEEDLAKVMELQEVIDRQTKDAGQMKERLAALSSRITELEEDLDTARKDLIKSEEMNTKYQRDIREVMAQKEDMEERITTLEKRYLAAQRESTSVHEFNDKLENEIANKESMFRQSEEKNRQIQERLELAEQKLQQTLRKAETLPEVEAELAQRVAALTKAEERHGNIEERLRQMEAHLEEKNQELQRARQREKMNEEHNKRLSETVDKLLSESNERLQLHLKERMSALEDKNALIRDLENTKKLIEEAHHEKEQLLIEIETMRTENEQARLRSTSSLHHGRSHLGSTPDFRYPVSASSMMDSHTDHFNTSVLRRPQKGRMAALRDEPSKVQTLNEQEWERVQQANVLANVAQAFESDVDVSDVEDDRETVFSSVDLMSPSGQADAQTLAMMLQEQLDAINNEIRMIQEEKETTVQRAEEIENRVGGGSSENLGSKFRSMSSIAPSFTGSSPPGSGHSTPRRVPRSPAHEVDRHGSMTLPSDLRKHRRKSPVSQDDKATIKCETSPPTPRSMRLHKGATHAASHEDIRDIRSSTGSQDGQGSNPSSSNSSQDSLNKAPKKKSIKSSIGRLFGKKEKGRPGLPGKEHMAGTPEGDTSPQDALGLSKLGGQVEKNRKLQKKHELLEEARRQGLPFAHWDGPTVVVWLELWVGMPAWYVAACRANVKSGAIMSALSDTEIQREIGISNPLHRLKLRLAIQEIMSLTSPSAPPTSRTTLAYGDMNHEWIGNEWLPSLGLPQYRSYFMECLVDARMLDHLTKKDLRGQLKMVDSFHRNSFQCGIMCLRRLNYDRQELERKREECQVEVKDVLVWSNDRVVHWVQSIGLKEYASNLVESGVHGALLALDETFDHNALALLLQIPTQNTQARAVLEREYNNLLALGTERRLDEDDDKNFRRAPSWRKKFRPKDVRGMGPGSAETLPANFRVTTAMSSPSMQPKKMQMDGNVTGVQRMDSTTVRTYSC from the exons ATGATGTGCGAGGTGATGCCAACGATCAGTGAGGCCGAGATTCCATCAGgcggaggtgggggtggggggacggGCTCTCCCCTCCAGTCGGACTCTGATGGTCATTTTGAGTCGCTGATGGTGTCAATGTTGGAGGAGCGGGACCGGCTCCTAGACACTCTGAGGGAGACCCAGGATACCCTAGGCTTGACCCAGGGAAAGCTGCATGAGGTCAGCTATGAGAGGGATTCGCTACAGAGACAGCTCAACACTGCACTTCCACAG GAGTTTGCTGCACTTACTAAAGAACTTAATATATGCAGAGAGCACCTTCTAGAACGAGAAGAAGAAATTTCTGAATTAAAGGCTGAACGAAATAACACACGG ctgcttttAGAACACTTGGAATGCCTTGTCTCGAGGCACGAGCGCTCTCTCAGAATGACAGTAGTGAAGAGACAAGCACAATCTCCAGCAGGGGTATCCAGTGAAGTGGAAGTCCTCAAAGCACTGAAGTCTTTATTCGAGCACCACAAAGCTTTAGATGAAAAG GTAAGGGAAAGGTTACGAGTTGCATTGGAAAGATGCAGTGCATTGGAAGAACAGCTAGCTTGTTCTCATAAAGAA TTGGCTATTTTGAGAGAGCAGAATATCCAAAAGAAAGCTTTGATTAACGATGGGATAGTGGAAATGAACCACGACTCGGAAAACACCCCGTGCACAAACGGAAAG AGATCATCAGATGGGTCTCTTAATCATGAAGAAGATCTAGCAAAAGTTATGGAGCTTCAGGAGGTCATTGACAGACAGACCAAGGATGCGGGTCAGATGAAGGAGCGATTAGCTGCTCTTTCAAGCAGAATAACTGAATTGGAAGAAGATCTCGATACAGCTCGTAAAGATCTCATAAAGTCTGAGGAAATGAACACCAAGTATCAGAGAGACATTCGGGAG GTCATGGCCCAAAAGGAGGATATGGAAGAGAGAATAACAACCCTTGAAAAACGCTACCTCGCTGCACAACGTGAATCCACATCTGTACATGAATTCAATGATAAACttgaaaatgaaattgcaaaCAAAGAATCGATGTTTAGACAG AGTGAAGAGAAGAACCGGCAAATACAGGAGAGGTTGGAACTGGCTGAACAGAAGCTACAGCAAACGCTTAGGAAAGCAGAGACCCTTCCAGAGGTGGAAGCGGAGCTGGCGCAGAGAGTGGCAGCACTTACCAAG GCTGAAGAGAGACATGGAAACATTGAGGAGCGCTTACGGCAGATGGAAGCACATCTGGAGGAGAAGAACCAAGAACTACAGAGA gcTCGACAGAGGGAAAAGATGAATGAAGAACACAATAAACGATTATCAGAGACAGTGGACAAATTGCTTTCTGAGTCAAATGAAAGATTGCAACTTCATCTGAAGGAGAGAATGTCTGCTTTAGAAGataag aatgctctcattcgtgatctggagaacacaaaaaaattaattgaagaAGCACATCATGAGAAG GAGCAACTTCTAATTGAAATAGAAACTATGAGGACTGAAAATGAGCAGGCAAGGTTGAGAAGCACTTCTTCACTGCACCATGG tcgCTCACATCTGGGCAGCACCCCTGATTTCAGGTATCCTGTATCTGCTTCCTCTATGATGGACAGTCACACAGACCACTTCAACACATCAGTGCTGCGGCGGCCACAAAAAGGCCGTATGGCAGCCCTTCGAGACGAGCCCTCAAAG GTGCAGACTCTGAACGAGCAGGAGTGGGAGAGAGTGCAGCAAGCCAACGTTTTGGCTAATGTGGCCCAGGCATTTGAGAGTGATGTGGATGTGTCTGACGTAGAGGACGACAGAGAGACTGTTTTCAGTTCTGTTGATCTGATGTCCCCGAGCGGTCAGGCTGATGCCCAAACTCTGGCTATGATGCTTCAGGAGCAATTGGATGCCATCAACAACGAAATTAG GATGATTCAGGAAGAGAAGGAGACGACTGTCCAGCGGGCTGAGGAGATTGAAAACCGAGTGGGAGGTGGGAGTTCAGAAAATCTTGGCAGCAAATTCAGATCCATGAGCTCCATTGCTCCCTCTTTCACTGGCTCCTCCCCCCCAGGCAGCGGGCACTCTACCCCTCGCCGCGTACCGCGCAGTCCTGCCCATGAGGTAGACCGCCACGGCAGCATGACTCTG CCTAGTGATTTAAGGAAGCACCGTAGGAAG TCCCCAGTATCGCAAGATGACAAAGCTACTATAAAGTGTGAGACCTCCCCTCCAACACCCAGGTCTATGCGTTTACACAAAGGAGCCACCCACGCCGCCAGCCATGAAGATATCAGGGATATAAGAAG TTCCACCGGTTCCCAGGACGGCCAAGGCAGTAACCctagcagcagcaacagcagccaaGATTCTCTTAACAAAGCCCCCAAAAAGAAGAGCATCAAATCTTCCATTGGCCGACTGTTTGGCAAAAAAGAGAAGGGTCGACCTGGACTTCCTGGCAAAGAACATATGG CAGGTACTCCAGAAGGGGATACTTCTCCTCAAGATGCCTTAGGACTTAGTAAACTGGGAGGACAAgtggaaaaaaatagaaaattacagaaaaa GCATGAGCTACTCGAGGAGGCTCGCAGGCAAGGTTTACCGTTTGCACACTGGGATGGTCCGACAGTAGTTGTGTGGTTGGAG CTCTGGGTTGGAATGCCAGCCTGGTACGTAGCGGCTTGCAGAGCCAATGTGAAAAGCGGTGCTATTATGTCAGCTTTGTCTGACACTGAAATACAGCGGGAGATTGGAATTAGCAATCCTTTACACAGGTTAAAGCTACGTCTGGCTATTCAGGAGATCATGTCTTTAACAAGCCCGTCTGCACCGCCAACCTCCAGAACG ACACTAGCTTATGGTGATATGAACCACGAGTGGATTGGTAACGAATGGCTCCCAAGTTTGGGGCTGCCTCAGTACCGAAGCTACTTTATGGAGTGCCTTGTTGATGCTCGTATGCTGGATCATTTGACAAAGAAGGACTTACGGGGGCAACTTAAAATGGTTGATAGCTTTCACAG AAACAGCTTCCAGTGCGGTATAATGTGTCTACGAAGGCTGAATTATGATAGACAAGAACTTGAAAGGAAAAGAGAAGAATGCCAAGTTGAAGTTAAAg ATGTTCTAGTATGGAGCAATGACAGAGTAGTTCACTGGGTGCAGTCAATTGGTCTCAAGGAATATGCAAGTAACCTGGTGGAAAGTGGAGTCCACGGTGCGCTTCTTGCCTTGGATGAAACCTTTGATCACAATGCATTAGCGCTTCTATTACAGATACCGACCCAAAATACACAG GCAAGGGCCGTTCTAGAAAGAGAATATAATAATCTTCTTGCTCTGGGTACTGAAAGAAGACTTGATGAG GATGACGATAAGAACTTCAGGAGAGCTCCCTCCTGGAGGAAGAAGTTTCGACCAAAAGACGTTCGGGGGATGGGTCCTGGGTCAGCAGAAACTCTTCCTGCAAACTTCAGGGTTACCACCGCAATGTCTTCACCTTCTATGCAGCCAAAGAAAATGCAGATGGATG GCAATGTCACAGGAGTGCAAAGAATGGATTCTACGACAGTAAGAACCTACTCATGTTAA
- the LOC121294574 gene encoding liprin-alpha-1-like isoform X7 yields MMCEVMPTISEAEIPSGGGGGGGTGSPLQSDSDGHFESLMVSMLEERDRLLDTLRETQDTLGLTQGKLHEVSYERDSLQRQLNTALPQEFAALTKELNICREHLLEREEEISELKAERNNTRLLLEHLECLVSRHERSLRMTVVKRQAQSPAGVSSEVEVLKALKSLFEHHKALDEKVRERLRVALERCSALEEQLACSHKELAILREQNIQKKALINDGIVEMNHDSENTPCTNGKRSSDGSLNHEEDLAKVMELQEVIDRQTKDAGQMKERLAALSSRITELEEDLDTARKDLIKSEEMNTKYQRDIREVMAQKEDMEERITTLEKRYLAAQRESTSVHEFNDKLENEIANKESMFRQSEEKNRQIQERLELAEQKLQQTLRKAETLPEVEAELAQRVAALTKAEERHGNIEERLRQMEAHLEEKNQELQRARQREKMNEEHNKRLSETVDKLLSESNERLQLHLKERMSALEDKNALIRDLENTKKLIEEAHHEKEQLLIEIETMRTENEQARLRSTSSLHHGRSHLGSTPDFRYPVSASSMMDSHTDHFNTSVLRRPQKGRMAALRDEPSKVQTLNEQEWERVQQANVLANVAQAFESDVDVSDVEDDRETVFSSVDLMSPSGQADAQTLAMMLQEQLDAINNEIRMIQEEKETTVQRAEEIENRVGGGSSENLGSKFRSMSSIAPSFTGSSPPGSGHSTPRRVPRSPAHEVDRHGSMTLSPVSQDDKATIKCETSPPTPRSMRLHKGATHAASHEDIRDIRSSTGSQDGQGSNPSSSNSSQDSLNKAPKKKSIKSSIGRLFGKKEKGRPGLPGKEHMAGTPEGDTSPQDALGLSKLGGQVEKNRKLQKNANSGHELLEEARRQGLPFAHWDGPTVVVWLELWVGMPAWYVAACRANVKSGAIMSALSDTEIQREIGISNPLHRLKLRLAIQEIMSLTSPSAPPTSRTSTGNVWLTHEEMENLAATPQTEDEEGSWAQTLAYGDMNHEWIGNEWLPSLGLPQYRSYFMECLVDARMLDHLTKKDLRGQLKMVDSFHRNSFQCGIMCLRRLNYDRQELERKREECQVEVKDVLVWSNDRVVHWVQSIGLKEYASNLVESGVHGALLALDETFDHNALALLLQIPTQNTQARAVLEREYNNLLALGTERRLDEDDDKNFRRAPSWRKKFRPKDVRGMGPGSAETLPANFRVTTAMSSPSMQPKKMQMDGNVTGVQRMDSTTVRTYSC; encoded by the exons ATGATGTGCGAGGTGATGCCAACGATCAGTGAGGCCGAGATTCCATCAGgcggaggtgggggtggggggacggGCTCTCCCCTCCAGTCGGACTCTGATGGTCATTTTGAGTCGCTGATGGTGTCAATGTTGGAGGAGCGGGACCGGCTCCTAGACACTCTGAGGGAGACCCAGGATACCCTAGGCTTGACCCAGGGAAAGCTGCATGAGGTCAGCTATGAGAGGGATTCGCTACAGAGACAGCTCAACACTGCACTTCCACAG GAGTTTGCTGCACTTACTAAAGAACTTAATATATGCAGAGAGCACCTTCTAGAACGAGAAGAAGAAATTTCTGAATTAAAGGCTGAACGAAATAACACACGG ctgcttttAGAACACTTGGAATGCCTTGTCTCGAGGCACGAGCGCTCTCTCAGAATGACAGTAGTGAAGAGACAAGCACAATCTCCAGCAGGGGTATCCAGTGAAGTGGAAGTCCTCAAAGCACTGAAGTCTTTATTCGAGCACCACAAAGCTTTAGATGAAAAG GTAAGGGAAAGGTTACGAGTTGCATTGGAAAGATGCAGTGCATTGGAAGAACAGCTAGCTTGTTCTCATAAAGAA TTGGCTATTTTGAGAGAGCAGAATATCCAAAAGAAAGCTTTGATTAACGATGGGATAGTGGAAATGAACCACGACTCGGAAAACACCCCGTGCACAAACGGAAAG AGATCATCAGATGGGTCTCTTAATCATGAAGAAGATCTAGCAAAAGTTATGGAGCTTCAGGAGGTCATTGACAGACAGACCAAGGATGCGGGTCAGATGAAGGAGCGATTAGCTGCTCTTTCAAGCAGAATAACTGAATTGGAAGAAGATCTCGATACAGCTCGTAAAGATCTCATAAAGTCTGAGGAAATGAACACCAAGTATCAGAGAGACATTCGGGAG GTCATGGCCCAAAAGGAGGATATGGAAGAGAGAATAACAACCCTTGAAAAACGCTACCTCGCTGCACAACGTGAATCCACATCTGTACATGAATTCAATGATAAACttgaaaatgaaattgcaaaCAAAGAATCGATGTTTAGACAG AGTGAAGAGAAGAACCGGCAAATACAGGAGAGGTTGGAACTGGCTGAACAGAAGCTACAGCAAACGCTTAGGAAAGCAGAGACCCTTCCAGAGGTGGAAGCGGAGCTGGCGCAGAGAGTGGCAGCACTTACCAAG GCTGAAGAGAGACATGGAAACATTGAGGAGCGCTTACGGCAGATGGAAGCACATCTGGAGGAGAAGAACCAAGAACTACAGAGA gcTCGACAGAGGGAAAAGATGAATGAAGAACACAATAAACGATTATCAGAGACAGTGGACAAATTGCTTTCTGAGTCAAATGAAAGATTGCAACTTCATCTGAAGGAGAGAATGTCTGCTTTAGAAGataag aatgctctcattcgtgatctggagaacacaaaaaaattaattgaagaAGCACATCATGAGAAG GAGCAACTTCTAATTGAAATAGAAACTATGAGGACTGAAAATGAGCAGGCAAGGTTGAGAAGCACTTCTTCACTGCACCATGG tcgCTCACATCTGGGCAGCACCCCTGATTTCAGGTATCCTGTATCTGCTTCCTCTATGATGGACAGTCACACAGACCACTTCAACACATCAGTGCTGCGGCGGCCACAAAAAGGCCGTATGGCAGCCCTTCGAGACGAGCCCTCAAAG GTGCAGACTCTGAACGAGCAGGAGTGGGAGAGAGTGCAGCAAGCCAACGTTTTGGCTAATGTGGCCCAGGCATTTGAGAGTGATGTGGATGTGTCTGACGTAGAGGACGACAGAGAGACTGTTTTCAGTTCTGTTGATCTGATGTCCCCGAGCGGTCAGGCTGATGCCCAAACTCTGGCTATGATGCTTCAGGAGCAATTGGATGCCATCAACAACGAAATTAG GATGATTCAGGAAGAGAAGGAGACGACTGTCCAGCGGGCTGAGGAGATTGAAAACCGAGTGGGAGGTGGGAGTTCAGAAAATCTTGGCAGCAAATTCAGATCCATGAGCTCCATTGCTCCCTCTTTCACTGGCTCCTCCCCCCCAGGCAGCGGGCACTCTACCCCTCGCCGCGTACCGCGCAGTCCTGCCCATGAGGTAGACCGCCACGGCAGCATGACTCTG TCCCCAGTATCGCAAGATGACAAAGCTACTATAAAGTGTGAGACCTCCCCTCCAACACCCAGGTCTATGCGTTTACACAAAGGAGCCACCCACGCCGCCAGCCATGAAGATATCAGGGATATAAGAAG TTCCACCGGTTCCCAGGACGGCCAAGGCAGTAACCctagcagcagcaacagcagccaaGATTCTCTTAACAAAGCCCCCAAAAAGAAGAGCATCAAATCTTCCATTGGCCGACTGTTTGGCAAAAAAGAGAAGGGTCGACCTGGACTTCCTGGCAAAGAACATATGG CAGGTACTCCAGAAGGGGATACTTCTCCTCAAGATGCCTTAGGACTTAGTAAACTGGGAGGACAAgtggaaaaaaatagaaaattacagaaaaa TGCTAATTCAGG GCATGAGCTACTCGAGGAGGCTCGCAGGCAAGGTTTACCGTTTGCACACTGGGATGGTCCGACAGTAGTTGTGTGGTTGGAG CTCTGGGTTGGAATGCCAGCCTGGTACGTAGCGGCTTGCAGAGCCAATGTGAAAAGCGGTGCTATTATGTCAGCTTTGTCTGACACTGAAATACAGCGGGAGATTGGAATTAGCAATCCTTTACACAGGTTAAAGCTACGTCTGGCTATTCAGGAGATCATGTCTTTAACAAGCCCGTCTGCACCGCCAACCTCCAGAACG TCCACTGGGAATGTGTGGCTTACGCACGAAGAAATGGAAAACCTTGCTGCCACACCTCAAACG GAGGATGAGGAGGGCAGCTGGGCCCAG ACACTAGCTTATGGTGATATGAACCACGAGTGGATTGGTAACGAATGGCTCCCAAGTTTGGGGCTGCCTCAGTACCGAAGCTACTTTATGGAGTGCCTTGTTGATGCTCGTATGCTGGATCATTTGACAAAGAAGGACTTACGGGGGCAACTTAAAATGGTTGATAGCTTTCACAG AAACAGCTTCCAGTGCGGTATAATGTGTCTACGAAGGCTGAATTATGATAGACAAGAACTTGAAAGGAAAAGAGAAGAATGCCAAGTTGAAGTTAAAg ATGTTCTAGTATGGAGCAATGACAGAGTAGTTCACTGGGTGCAGTCAATTGGTCTCAAGGAATATGCAAGTAACCTGGTGGAAAGTGGAGTCCACGGTGCGCTTCTTGCCTTGGATGAAACCTTTGATCACAATGCATTAGCGCTTCTATTACAGATACCGACCCAAAATACACAG GCAAGGGCCGTTCTAGAAAGAGAATATAATAATCTTCTTGCTCTGGGTACTGAAAGAAGACTTGATGAG GATGACGATAAGAACTTCAGGAGAGCTCCCTCCTGGAGGAAGAAGTTTCGACCAAAAGACGTTCGGGGGATGGGTCCTGGGTCAGCAGAAACTCTTCCTGCAAACTTCAGGGTTACCACCGCAATGTCTTCACCTTCTATGCAGCCAAAGAAAATGCAGATGGATG GCAATGTCACAGGAGTGCAAAGAATGGATTCTACGACAGTAAGAACCTACTCATGTTAA